One Portunus trituberculatus isolate SZX2019 chromosome 43, ASM1759143v1, whole genome shotgun sequence DNA segment encodes these proteins:
- the LOC123518238 gene encoding uncharacterized protein LOC123518238 — MKTCTLLGRPLLLLAMLVVSWAGAVPLQDTHSLQDIHSEEQLQAYLESNPSVVRELYPDLLREASQVLVVVDPDTLMEMLREQAAIATHEPHQEEEEEEEEEEEEAQEGTQKYQEDKNHRSKRQVTFGVGMNRGSYGRDYSANIGYERRFNNGRSSFGVQANRNWGASGRSHGFGISFSHRFGR, encoded by the exons ATGAAGACCTGCACACTCCTTGGCCGTCCCCTCCTACTACTGGCGATGCTGGTAGTGTCCTGGGCAGGGGCTGTGCCTCTTCAGGACACGCACAGCCTGCAGGACATCCACTCGGAGGAGCAGCTGCAGGCGTATCTGGAGAGCAATCCCTCTGTGGTGCGTGAGCTGTACCCAGACTTGCTCCGCGAAGCCTCccaggtgttggtggttgttgaCCCAGACACGCTGATGGAGATGCTGAGGGAGCAGGCGGCGATTGCCACGCACGAACCccaccaggaggaagaggaggaggaggaggaggaggaggaagaggcccaAGAAGGAACACAAAAATACCAAGAAGACAAGAACCACCGCAGCAAGAGACAGGTCACCTTTGGCGTTGGGATGAACCGCGG GTCCTACGGAAGGGACTACAGTGCTAATATTGGCTACGAGCGTCGCTTCAACAACGGCAGGTCATCCTTTGGCGTGCAAGCCAACAGGAACTGGGGCGCCAGCggcag ATCCCACGGGTTTGGGATCAGCTTCTCGCATAGATTTGGCCGCTAG